In Fodinicurvata sediminis DSM 21159, the genomic window TTTTTCAACCAGGTCTTCCGCGACGGCTTCTTCCACGGCGACCAGCATCCGGGCAACATGTTCGTCACCGAACGCGGCACCATTGCCGCGGTGGACTTCGGCATCATGGGACGCCTGGACCGCAGGACCCGCTATTTCCTGGCCGACATGCTGCTGGCCACGCTGGCACGCGATTACCGACGCCTGGCCGAGGTGCAGATGGAAGCCGGCTACCTGCCCTCCGACCAGGCGGTGGACACCTACGCCCAGGCCCTGCGCGCCGTCTGCGAGCCGATCTTCGGACGTCCGCTCAACCGCATCTCCTTCGCCCGCCTGCTGGGCCAACTCTTCAAGCTGACCGAGACCTTCAACCTGTCGGTCCAGCCACAGCTGGTCCTGCTGCAGAAGAACATGCTGATGGCCGAGGGTGTCAGCCGCCGGCTGGACCCGGCCCTGAACATCTGGCTCTTGGCCGAACCGCTGATCGTGCGCTGGATGCAGGAAAACCGCGGGGTGAAAGCCCGTCTGAAGCATTCCGGCGAGGCCGTGGCCGGTGCACTGGAACGCCTGCCCGACACGCTGCTGTCCATGGAGCGGACGCTCCACGACCTGTCGGACAACGGCCTGCGCCTGCACAGCGACACGGCGGAACGCATGGCCGGCCGCCGCCGCATGGGTTGGGCCCTGCCAATTGGCAGCCTGGCGCTGCTGCTGGCGCTGGCGGCCCTGCTGATTGATTGAGCCATTGAATGAACCGCCCAACAGATCGAGAGGGCTGACGTGACATCCCCCCGCGACATCCTGAAACCGGTCCTGGTGCCCATCCATTCGGCGGGCTATCCCTTCATAGCCGGTTTTGCCGCCGCCACCCTGCTGCTGGGACTGCTGTGGGCCCCGCTGCTGATCCCCGGGGGGCTACTGACCGCCTGGTGCATCTATTTCTTCCGTGACCCGCCACGTGTGACACCCCAGCGCGCAGGACTGGTGATCTCGCCCGCCGACGGCATCGTGCTGCCCCATGTCCAGGCGGCTCCGCCGCCGGAACTGGGTCTGGGCGAGGCAGCGCGCACACGCATCAGCATCTTCATGAATGTCTTCGACGTGCATGTGAACCGCAATCCTGTCAGCGGCCGCCTGCGCCACCTGGCCTATCACAAGGGGCGTTTCCTCAATGCGTCGCTGGACAAGGCCAGTGACGAGAACGAACGCAATGCGCTGTGCATCGAACTGCCGGACGGACGCGACATTGTCGTGGTTCAGATTGCCGGACTGGTCGCACGGCGCATCTTGTGCGACCTGCGCGAAGGGCATAGCCTGAACCAGGGTGAACGCTTCGGCATGATCCGTTTCGGCAGCCGCCTGGATGTCTACCTGCCCGAGGGCGTGGGCCCTCTGGTCAGTCCGGGACAGCGCATGATCGCCGGCGAAAGCGTCCTGGCCGACCTGATGCCCGAAAGCTACAGCCAGGAAGCCCGGGAAGGGCGTTCCGGAGAGAGTACTTGATGCTGAATCGCCGCAGGAACCGCCGCAAACAGCGCCGCCCCCAGAGCGCATCGCTGGGACGGCTTGTCCCCAATGCCCTGACCGTGGCGGCGCTCTCCTCGGGCCTGACGGCCGTGCGCTTCGCCTACGAGGGAAGCTGGAACGCCGCCATCGTCGCCATCCTGGTGGCCGCCATCCTGGACGGCCTGGACGGCCGCATGGCCCGCCTGCTGCGGGCCACCAGCGATTTCGGCGCCGAACTGGACTCCCTGTCGGACGTCATCGCCTTCGGCGTGGCGCCGGCCATGATCCTCTATTTCTGGTCCCTGGACGGTCCGGGCAGTGCGGCCTGGGTCGTGGCCCTGTTCTATGTTGTCTGCGTCGCCCTGCGCCTCGCCCGCTACAACACGGACCAGGACAAACCCAGCTATGCCTACAACTACTTCACCGGTATCCCCTCGCCGGCTGGCGCCATAGTGGTGCTGCTGCCGCTCGTGATCAGCCGCGAGATCGGCAACGACCTGGCGGGAGATCCGCTGTTCGTATCCGGCTGGATGGCCCTGATCGGTATCCTTATGGTCACGCGCATCCCGACCTTCGCCGTACGCAGCCAACGCATCCCCAACCGCTACGTCCTGCCGCTGCTGGCTGCGGTCGGACTGATCACCGCCGGTCTGGCCGAGCGTCCCTGGTGGACCATAACGCTGGGCAGCGTCGTCTATCTCGCCAGCATTCCGCTGTCTTACAGGTCCTTCAAGCGCCTGGAAGCCAAGGTGGCGCTGGCCGAGGAAGAGAGTACCGAGCCCTCGCAACAGCCTGCTGCCGAAGGCGCGGTCCCGCTACACAAGCACAAGTGATCGACTAACGGCTCTGCAGCGCCACCCCCAGCTCAATCAGTCTGCAAAGAGGGCTTCACGAAAAAGGCCCGGATGCGAACATCCGGGCCTTTTCGTCTCATGCTGTTCCCATGCGGCTATTCGCGCATGATCCCCAGAATGCTGAGGATGTAGATGAACAGGGTCACGAAGGAGCCATAGAGCATGAAGGCTCCGAAAATGGCCTTGCGCATGGTGATGTCGGCACCATCGTTCTCCTGGTACATGTTCTTGATCATCTGGGTTTCGTAGGCGGTCAGGCCGGCGAAGACCAGGACCACCAGGACCGACAGGCCAAGCTGGAACATGCCGCTCTGGAAGAAGAAGGCATTGGCCAGCAGGGCGATCAGCAGGCCGATGGTGGCCATCGCCAGGAACGCGCCGATCGGGCCGAGATTGCGCTTCGTGGTATAGCCATAGAGGCTTAGCCCCGCGAAGGCACCGGCCGTGATGAAGAAGGCGCGCGCGATCATCATCGGGTCAATGGCTGCATAGGCCGCCATCATCGGGCCCAGCAAGGCACCCCAGAGCGCGGCATAAACCCAGAAACAGGCCTGGGCCGCCCCGATGGACTTGGACATCATGATCTTCGGCGCAAAGAAGCCGAGACCCAAGATGCCGATGAAGAACAGCCAGAACGAGGATGCCACGGCCTGAACCAGGGCCGGGTTCATGGCGACGATCATCGCGATCGCGCCCGTGAAGGCGATCCCCAGTGACATGTAGTTGTAGACGCGCAGCATGTACTGGCGCAGGCCGGCATCAATCTGTTCCGCCGTTTGCGCCCGGCTCTGCGCGCCGGTCATATAATTGCGATCTGGACCGAGGGCCATCTCACTCCTCTCTTTCGAAATGCTGTGTTCGACTGCAATAGATATGAGGCATTCTTTCATGCAAATCAATCGAATCCGGAAGCGTAAGCCCTGCAAAAAGTGCAGGGATCGCGCAAACTTGCCCCAATTTCATCATAATTCCCCGCCTCTGCCGGGAAAATATGACTTCAACCCCCAACCGCTCAGAAGCGAAAGCCGATGCGCAGGTTGTTGCTGTCCTCGAACGATCGGATTCGCAACCTCTCCTATCCTGCTTCGCAAAGGTGCGGGGTCGCAAACAGGTGTGCCGTGACAAGACCCTTCATGGGCGGGATAGTTTCCTGCACCAAAGCAAGAAAACGGGATGGACTCGAGATGGATCTGAGATTGAACGGCAAACGTGCCCTGGTTACAGGTGCAAGCTCCGGTATTGGTGCGGGAATCGCCAAGGTTCTGGCCCAAGAGGGCGCGCACCTCGTCATGACCGCCACCAATCGGGATCGTCTGGAAGGCGTGGCCCAGGAGATCGTGTCCGCCGGGCAGGAGAAACCGACCCTTGTCACGGCAGACATCACCGAAGCACAGGCCGTGAAAGACCTAGCCGAAAAGGCGAAGAACGCCCTGGACGGCATAGATATCCTGGTGAACACCGCCGGCAGCTCGCGGCCCACCGACACGCAGGCCGACGACACCTTCTGGGAGGAAGCCTTCGAGTTGAACTTCTCGTCCGCCCGCCGACTGACACAGGCCCTGCTGCCCGACATGCGCAAGCGGCAATGGGGACGCATCATCAATATCAGCGGTACCATGGAACCGCGCAGCCTGAATGCGGCAAGTGCCGCCAAGGCGGCGCTGCATGTCTGGGCCAAGGGATTGTCCTGCGATGTGGCCGCCAAAGGCGTGACCGTGAACTGCGTGGCGCCCGGGCGCATCAACAGCGCCCAGATCCGGGACCGGCTGCACCCCACCGAGGAAAGCCGCCAGGAGTTCATCGCTCGCAACATACCGGCCGGCACCTTTGGCGAGCCTGAGGACATGGGTTACATGACGGCCTTCCTGGCCTCACCGCTGGCCTGGTACATTACCGGGGCGGTCATACCCGTGGACGGGGGCATGCACTACTTCTCACACTGAACGACACGGCTGGGGACAAGCCCAGGGCTCAATAGGGCTGGCCATCCTTGTGCGTGAATTGCCAGGCCCCGTCCGTCCCAAGGACCGCCTGCAGGTCGTCCTGGGGATAGCTGACCGCGTCACCGCTGCTGCGATCCCCAACCTCCAGGAAGACGGCATCCTGGTCCGTACGATTGACCAGGTGATGAGCCTGACCGCCAGCGGGAAAACCCGCACACATGCCTGGCGACAATGGGACCTCCGCCTCCTCGGTAATCAGCGTCGGCGCGCCTTCCAGGATATAGACGAACTCGTCCTGTCGGCTGTGACGGTGCAGCAGGGCCGATTCCCCACCAGGTGCCAGTCGGGTGAGGTTCACACCGAAACTGCTCAGCCCGAAACGCGTGCCCAGTGGCCGCTTTTCACGCTTCGCCATGCGACTGAAGAAGGGTTCGGGATAGTTGGAGGGTTTGCTGCGCTTCTCGGCCTCCTGGGCTCTGAAGGCCACCGGCGCCGCGCGCGTTGGTTCGTTCATGGCCTTGCCTCCTTTCCCGGTTTCGCTGGTTATCCGGCCATGCAAACAGAGCGGTCGGGGTGTGTCGAGATCACCCGCAAGGGTGTTCTCGACACACGAAGCCCCGCTACAGCTTTTCGACGTCCGGGGGTGCGCCGACTTTCACATGCGATACATCCTCGCTCATCAGCCCGCGCGCCAGGGCAAAGATCATGGCGAAGACCAACACGAAGATGGGAAGGCCGATGACCGTAATGACCTGCTGCAAGGCCTCCAGTCCGACCGAACCCGCCAGCACGATCAGCATCGCTGCGACCGCGCCTTCGGCCACACCCCAGAACACCCGCTGGCGCACCGGTCCAGAATCGGCATCCCCGGTACAGAGCATATCGACGACCAGGGAGGCCGAATCCGAAGAGGTGGCGAAGAAAATGGCCACGATGACGATGGCCAGGCCCTGGATCAGGGTTGTCGCCGGGAAATGCTCGAAGAAGGCGAACATGGCCAGTGGCACGCTTTCGGCAACGGCCGCCGATAGCTGTCCGGCCTGATCGCCCATGGCTTCACGGGCTGTCGAGCCGATACCATCGATCTCCATGGCCGACCAGCCGAAGATCGCAAACCAGACCAGGGTAAAGAGCGAGGGCGCAAAGAGCACGCCCAGGACGAATTCCCGGATCTGGCGTCCCTTGGAGATGCGGGCGACGAAGATGCCGATGAAGGGCGACCAGGTGACGGTCCAGGTCCAGTAGAAGACGGTCCAACTGCCCTGCCAGCCCCAGCGACCATCCTCCTGCGTGTACTGGGCGAGCGTATCGTTCCAGAAGGCCATGGGCACAATGTTGGAGATGTAGATCCCCAGCGTCTCCACGACCCCCCTCAGCAGGAACACCGTCGAACCGGCCACGAGCACGAAAAGCATGAGCCCCGTTGCCATGCCAATGTTGATGTTCGACAGCAGTTTCACGCCGCTGTCGAGCCCGGCGACGATCGAACTGACGGCAACGATGGTCAGGACGGCGATGATGATGACCTTGGTCGTCACACTGTCGGACACACCAATCAGTTCCGTCAGCCCGGCATTGATCTGGGACGTCCCAAGTCCGATCGACACGGCAACACCGAACAGGGTGCCCAGGACGGCAAAGACATCGATGGTCTTGCCGATGGGGCCATAGATCCTGTCGTGCAGCAGGGGATAGAACACGGAACTCACCCGAACCGGCAGGTTATAGCGGTAGATGAAGTAGGCGAAAGCCAGGCCCGGCAGCGTGAATATGGTCCAGGTATGCAGCCCCAGATGATAGAGCGAGAAGCCTATGGCGTCCCTTGCGGCGTCCACGGAATGCGGCTCCACATCGGGCTGGGGTGGGTTGGAGAAGTGGAAGACCGGCTCGGCCACACCCCAGAACATCAGGACGGTGCCGATGCCACCGGCGAAAAGCATCGTGAACCAGGACAGGTTCCCGTACGCCGGCCTGGCGTCCTCTCCACCCAGACGTATGTTGCCGTAGCGGCTGATCGCCACCCACAGCAGGAAGAACAGCCAGACATTCACCCCGAAGATGAAAAACCAGCCCAGGTTGGTGACAATCCACTCGCGGCCTGCTGTGAAAGCGTCCCGAATGGACTCCGGCATGATGACCAGGGCCAACAGGAAGACGATCATGGCAGCGGCAGATGTGAAGAAGATGGTTGGCTCGGTGCGCAGACCGAGACGTTTAGCGAGTTCGTCCATTTCAGCATTCCCCTGTTCTTGGTTATGCTTCAGGCCTGAAATCTGCTTTATCCGCCGCGTACTATCTTCTTCGCGCGACGATACGGTCCTCTCGTTCCTTGGCCCGATCCAGCCCAGCCAAAAGCAAACTGGGCAGCTATTCTTGCACTAAGGTTACACGATGCTGCCAGCATGCATTGTTGCATCGCTTTATTGCAATCAATCTTTGAACCTTCCATAACCCAGAGCCAATAATTGTCATAAGGCCGTTAGATAGCCTCAAGTTTCAGAAATCAGAGCCGGGGCTCAATTCTGCCGACTGAAGACAATGACTACGGATCGAGTCTGGATACACCCAGCGATGCCCAGCGTCTCGGAATTCCTGGCTCGACGGAGAACAAGAGGAGACAGGCCGCGACCAGACCAGGAGGCACGCCACAGAACCAACGGACGTACTGCTGCAATATGAGCGCAATCCGCGACTAGCGCCCCCTGCCCAGCTATTTCAGGGTATCTGCCTTGCTGGCATGAAGGCTGGCTGGCTGCTCCCCCGGGGCCGGAGCGCCGGTTTCATCCTGGGGAAACCAGCCGCGTGTGCGATTGGCAAAGGCCACCAACGAAAGCATCACCGGCACCTCGACCAGCACACCGACCACGGTCACCAGCGCTGCACCCGAATTGAGCCCGAACAGGCCAATGGCCACGGCCACGGCCAGCTCGAAGAAATTCGAGGTCCCGATCAGGGCGCAGGGGGCCGCCACGTTGAAGGGCACGCGCCACAGCCAAGCAGCCGTATAAGCCAAGGCGAAGATCCCATAGGATTGGATCAGCAGAGGCACAGCAATCAAGGCGATCAGCAGCGGCTGGTCGAGGATGACCGGCCCCTGGAAACCAAACAGCAGCACAACGGTTGCCAGCAGTCCCAGCACTGACAGGGGTTTCACACGGCTGGTGAATTGCGTCACTTCGGCTTCGCCCTGGGGGCCGTCGCCTGCCCTTTGCGTCAGCTTCCGCCGGGTCAGCGCACCGGCGATCAGGGGAATGACGACATAGAGCAGCACCGACAGCAGCAGCGTTTCCCAGGGTACGGACAGGTCGGTCACACCCAGCAGCAGGGCCACGATCGGCGCAAAGGCAAAGACCATGATCACGTCGTTCAGCGAAACCTGGACCAGGGTGTAGTTGGGATCGCCGCGCGTCAGTTGGGACCAGACGAAGACCATGGCCGTACAGGGCGCTGCCCCCAGCAGGATCAAGCCCGCAATATACTGCCCGGAATTGGCCGGGTCGATCAGCCCCGAAAAGAGATACTCGAAGAACAGGACGCCAAGCGCCGCCATGGTGAAGGGCTTGATCAGCCAGTTGACTGCGAGCGTGATGATCAGGCCCTTCGGCCGCTCATGGACCCGCTTCAGGCTGGAAAAATCCACAGCCACCATCATGGGATAGACCATGAACCAGATCAGGATGGCCACCAGGAAGTTGACGGAACCATACTCGAGGCCGGCCAGGAAGCCGAAAACCCCCGGCAGAAGGCTGCCCAGAACAATTCCGGTCACGATGCAGAGCGCAACCCAAAGAGAGAGGTATCGTTCGAATCGCGACATGAAAATGGCTTTCCTGGCTTGTCCGTGAGTATCTTGGTGAAGCGAATGTCAGGCTTCCGGTGGGTGGTAACAATCCGGACCAGCCAGTTCACCCCGGCTGTCCTGCTCGAAGATCCGCTCCAGCAGGCTGGCCAGAGGCAACAGGCGGCTTGGGTCCAGGGAATAGCAAACCCGGGGGCGTTCGATCTCCCCGACAATCACGCCGGCGCTTTTCAGGATACGCAGGTGCTCGGAAACCGTGGACTGTGCCAGCCCGACCTCGGCGACAATATCGCCACCGATGCAGGATTGCTTGTCCAGCAGCAGCCGCACGATGCGGATGCGCACCGGATGGGCCAATGCCTTGGCGAGGCTCGCCACCTCCTCGTCCGTATCCGAGCTGGAGGCTTGCTGAAAGCGGATCAGGACCGTCATGGAAAGCTCACAATCGCATATCGTCGATTGACGATATTTAGCATGCCGTCAGAGCTGCCTCAAGAGGCAAGTGAGGTGGAGCTGCTCAATCGTTGCGCAACAGGGGTCCCGCCTTCTGCGACAGGGCACGCCAGGTGCCGGCAAAGCCAAAGATCAGGGTCACGGCCACCGCTGCCAGCACGGTCACGACGGCCTGCAGCGGCAGGAAGTGGAACTCCGCCTTCATCACGAAGACCAGGACAGCCCAGGCGCCCAGCGTTCCGAAAACGACCGCCACCAGGGCCGCACTGACGCCAAGCAGGCTGAATTCCATCAGATAGGCGCGCGCCACATCCCGGCGCGTTGCGCCCAGGACCTTCAGGACAACGGAATCATAGATTCGTCGATGCTGTCCGGCAGCCACCGCTCCGGCCAGCACCAGCAGACCGGCCAGCAGCGTCACCGAGCCGGTGGCCGTGACGGCCGCGGCCGCATTGCGCAGGATCTCGGCCACACTGCCCAGGGCTTCCTTCACACGTATGGGCGAGACGTTCGGATAGCGGTCGGTGACCATACGCTCCAGGGCCAACTCCTGATCCGGATCCAGGCGCACCGTCGCGATCTGGGACTGCGGCGCGGCCTCCAACATGCCCGGCGAGAAGACCATGACGAAGTTGATGGTCAGGTCCGACCAGTCGACCTCGCGCAGGTTGGCGATCTCGACCTCTATGTTCCGACCCAGCACATTGATCGTCATCTCGTCGCCCGGACCGAGGTCCAGAGCCTGTCCGACCTCGTTGTCCAGCGAGACCAGGGGGGTGCCGTCATAATCGGCAGGCCACCAATCCCCTTCCGTCAGACGGGTGTTCTCCGGTGGCTCGGCCGACCAGGTCAGGCCGCGGTCGCCGCGGAACACCCAGCGTATGTCCTCGGGTATCTCCATCTCCTCGGGCGACAGGCCGTTCACCTCGGCAATGCGCCCGCGCAGCATCGGCACATGATTGACCTCCTCGACCCCCTCGAAGTTCCGCACGTCCTGAACGAAACTGTCGATCTGGTCCGGCTGGATATCGATGAAATAGAAGCCAGGCGCCTCTTCGGGCATGTCCTCCAACACTTGGCGCTTCAGGTTGCCCTCGATCAACGCAATGGCCACCAGTACCGTCAACCCCAGGCCAAGCGAAGTGATCACACTGCCCGTCGCGGCGCCGGGACGGTACAGATTGGCCACGGCAAGCCGCAGGCCGGGCCGGCGAATGCGCGGCAGCTTGCGGGCGGCATAGGCCAGGCCGGCCGCTGTGATGCGGAAGGCCAGCAATGCTGCAATGGCACCGCCCACGAAGCCCAGAGCCACACGGCCTCCGTCCGTCCCGACCACAGCCACCGCCACCAGACCCGCCCCCAGCAGCAGGATCGTCAGGGCCACGCGGGGCGAGGGACGCGCACGGGCCTGCGAGACCAGGCCGCGAAACAGGGCCGCTGCAGGAATCTGCTGTGCCTGCGACAAGGGCCAGAGCGAGAAGACCAGGGTGGTCAAGACACCGAAGACCGTCGCCAACAACAGGGGATAGGGATAGAGGCCCACTGCTATGGGATAGTTCAGCCGCTCGGCCAGCAGGGGACCGAAGACCAGCGGCGTCATCGCACCGATCAGCAGGCCGCCCGCAATACCAGCCAAAGCCAGGGTCAGGATCTGCAGCAGGTAGGTCGTGAAGACCAGGCGTGCCGGTGCGCCCAGGCATTTCATCGTGGCAATGGTCGAACGCCGGCTCTGCAGGAAGCTGCGCACCGCATTGGCAATGCCGACCCCTCCGACCAGCAGGGAGGTGAGCCCCACCAGGGTCATGAAGATGGTGATCTGATTGACGAAACGGTCCAGGCCCGGCGCGGCATTCCTGAGGTCACTTATACGCCAGCCGGCATCGGGAAATTGCGCGTTCAGGCGCGCCTTCCAGCTGTCCAGATTCTCGCCTTCCGGCAGGTCCAGGCGATAGTGGTGATAGATCAGGCTGCCGGGCTGGGCCAGTCCGCTTTCTTCCAGACCCTCCTGGGAAACCATGACACGTGGACCGAGCGTAAAGGCGCGTGTGGTCCTGTCGGGTTCCCGCGTGATCACCCCGCGAATCTGGAAGCGGCCTTCCCCAAGCGCGATCTCGTCACCGGTCTCGAGCTCCAGGCGATCGAGCACACCCTGGTCCACCAACGCTCCCTGCAAGCCATCCTCGGCGGCAAGCAGCCTTTCGGGCGCGCCAGCCGGCTCCGTCTGCAGTTCTCCATAGAGAGGATAGGCCGAATCGACACCCTTGAGTTCGGTAAGTCGACGCTGGTCGGGATTCTCGGCATTGCGGACCATGGCCCGCATTTCCGTGGCATGGGAAAAACGCGCGCTGTTCTCGCGCAGCCAGTCCGCCTCTTCCTCGGTGGCGGCGCGATGGATCAGGCGCAGTTCCACCTCACCTCCCATCAGGCTGCGCCCGTTGCGTTCCAGGCCCGTCATCAGGGCTTCGGAAAGCGACTGGACGCCAGCAATCGCGGCCACGCCCAGAAACAGGCAAGCAAGGAAGATCCGGAAGCCTTTCAGGCCGCCACGCATCTCGCGCCGGGCCATGCGGGCCGCCAGGGCCAGCGACGACGCTCTGTTGGAAGTGCCATTGGCTGTCATGCGCGCGAGGCCATCTTGCTGCCCTGCTCGGACTGACCGTCCAGCAACTGGTCCGACACAATCTCGCCATCGGCAATCCGGATGCGCCGCGCACACCGCTCGGCCAGGGCCGGATCATGGGTGATCAGCAGCAGGGTCGTATTGTGTGTTCGCTGCAGTGAGAACAGCAGGTCGATCACCTTGCCGCCCGTTTCGCCGTCAAGGTTGCCGGTCGGTTCATCGGCCAGAAGCAGGTCCGGCGATGTGGCAAAGGCACGGGCCAGTGCCACCCGCTGCTGTTCGCCACCCGAGAGTTGGCCGGGGTAGTGGTCGAGCCTGTGGCTCAACCCGACATCGGCCAGGACCTCGGCCGCACGCTCGAAAGCGTCGTTGCGGCCGGCAAACTCCAGGGGGATGGCCACGTTTTCACGCGCGGTCATTGTGGGAATCAAATGGAAATCCTGGAAGACGATACCGATCCGGTCCCGTCGAAACTCTGCCAGCCCATCCTCGTCCAACTGGCCGATATCCTGGCCCGCAACCTCTATCTGACCTCCCGTAGCCCGTTCCAGGCCGGCCGAGACCATCAATAGCGAGGTCTTTCCCGAGCCGGACGGCCCCACCAGCGAAACGGTCTCGCCGCGCGCGATGGACAGGGTAATTCCGCGCAGGACATGCACCTCCGTCGCCGTACCACGGTATGTAAGGTGCAGATCCTTCAGATCGATCATTGCAGTGTCTGCGGGGGTTTCATCACCGTTTCGGGGCAAGTCTGGCTCCTGGAAGATAAAGAGATGGCGGGCGCAGCCGAAGGCTGGAAACAGCTTGCTGCCACTCTCGATATAGGCTGGCCTGCAAGCGGATCAACGTAGACGTGCCTTGATTGCGCCATCCTGCAGCTTAACTCTGTGGATGTCAGAATTATGGCCCCTGTTCAATCGACAGCAATTCAATCATTGGCGTGCATGCGCACAGTTTCTGGAATCTCATGACAAAGACGACTTTCTTGACGGCCTTCCTCAGCATTGCAGTCCTGTTTGCCATGCCGGCCCTGGCCGAGGACAGGCTGAAACTCATGGCCTATGGCGATTCCCTGGTCCACGGCTATGGCCTGAGCGATGGAGAGACTTTTCCCGACCAACTGGAAACGGCCCTCCAGGAGAAAGGCTATCAGGCAGATGTCCTGAACGCCGGAAATTCCGGCGACACCTCGCGCGCCGGTCTGTCGCGCGTCGACTGGGCGCTGGCCGACAACCCAGACGCGGTGATCCTTGTGCTGGGAGCTAACGATGCCCTGCGCGGCCTCGAGCCCGACGCCATGGAGGAGAACCTTTCCGAACTGATTGACCGTTTCCGGCAGGAAGACCTGCCCATCCTGTTGGCCGGGATGATGGCCCCCCGGAACATGGGACCGAACTATACCGAGGAATTCGACGCCGTCTTCCCGCGCCTGGCCGAGAAGCATGATGTGCTCTTCTATCCCTTTTTCCTGAAAGACGTGGCCGCCGAACGCGACCTCAACCAGGACGACGGCATTCATCCCAATGCCGAGGGAGTCTCCGTGATCGTCGAGAACATCCTGCCCAAGGTCGAGGAACTGATCGAGGAAACACGCGGCTCTTCAGCAAACCAGGACGAAAGCGCTTCCTGACCGCCCCGACTTACTCGGCCTGACTTGCGTTCCGGCCTGTCTCTCTTCAGAAAGAGGCCGTTACAACACAAGCAATCCGCAACAGAACGGAGATCAATATGCAATACCGCCCGCTCGGCCGGACCGGCCTGAACGTGAGCGCGCTCTGCCTGGGAACCATGACCTGGGGCGAGCAGAACAGTCCCGAGGAGGCCTTCGAACAGATGGATTACGCCGTGGCGAACGGCGTCAACTTCTTCGACACGGCCGAAATGTACCCCATCGCCACACGCGCCGAGACCTACGGCCGAACCGAGGAAATCATCGGCGACTGGCTGGCCGCCCGCGGCGGCCGCGACAAGCTGGTCCTGGCCACCAAGGCCGTGGGACGCAGTTCCAATTTTCCCTACATCCGCGATGGAGAGCCCCGGCTCAACCGCCAGAATATCCGTCAGGCCGTGGATGACAGCCTGAAGCGTCTGCAGACCGACTACATCGACCTCTATCAGCTGCACTGGCCCGAACGCACAACCGACCGCTTTGGCAAACTGGGCTTTCACGCGGTGGCCGACGAGGAGACCGTGCCCATCGAGGAGACTCTGGAAGCCCTCGACGAACAGGTGCAGGCCGGCAAGATCCGTCATATCGGCCTGTCAAACGAGACGGCCTGGGGCACCATGACCTTCCTGAAGCTGGCCGAAGCCGGCAAGGGCCCGCGTGTGGCCTCCGTCCAGAATCCCTACAGCCTGCTCAACCGCAGCTTCGAGACAGGCCTGGCAGAGGTCGCCCTGCGCGAGGACTGCGGCCTGCTGGCCTATGCCCCCGTCGCCGCCGGTGTTCTGACCGGGAAGTACCAGGGCGGCCGGCGGCCCGAGGGCGCGCGCCTGACCCTGTTCCCGCAGAATTCGCGCTACATGAATCCCCAGGCCGATGCCGCGGTGGCAAAGTATGTGGCGTTGGCCCG contains:
- the arsB gene encoding ACR3 family arsenite efflux transporter; this encodes MSRFERYLSLWVALCIVTGIVLGSLLPGVFGFLAGLEYGSVNFLVAILIWFMVYPMMVAVDFSSLKRVHERPKGLIITLAVNWLIKPFTMAALGVLFFEYLFSGLIDPANSGQYIAGLILLGAAPCTAMVFVWSQLTRGDPNYTLVQVSLNDVIMVFAFAPIVALLLGVTDLSVPWETLLLSVLLYVVIPLIAGALTRRKLTQRAGDGPQGEAEVTQFTSRVKPLSVLGLLATVVLLFGFQGPVILDQPLLIALIAVPLLIQSYGIFALAYTAAWLWRVPFNVAAPCALIGTSNFFELAVAVAIGLFGLNSGAALVTVVGVLVEVPVMLSLVAFANRTRGWFPQDETGAPAPGEQPASLHASKADTLK
- a CDS encoding ArsR/SmtB family transcription factor gives rise to the protein MRIRIVRLLLDKQSCIGGDIVAEVGLAQSTVSEHLRILKSAGVIVGEIERPRVCYSLDPSRLLPLASLLERIFEQDSRGELAGPDCYHPPEA
- a CDS encoding ABC transporter permease, whose amino-acid sequence is MTANGTSNRASSLALAARMARREMRGGLKGFRIFLACLFLGVAAIAGVQSLSEALMTGLERNGRSLMGGEVELRLIHRAATEEEADWLRENSARFSHATEMRAMVRNAENPDQRRLTELKGVDSAYPLYGELQTEPAGAPERLLAAEDGLQGALVDQGVLDRLELETGDEIALGEGRFQIRGVITREPDRTTRAFTLGPRVMVSQEGLEESGLAQPGSLIYHHYRLDLPEGENLDSWKARLNAQFPDAGWRISDLRNAAPGLDRFVNQITIFMTLVGLTSLLVGGVGIANAVRSFLQSRRSTIATMKCLGAPARLVFTTYLLQILTLALAGIAGGLLIGAMTPLVFGPLLAERLNYPIAVGLYPYPLLLATVFGVLTTLVFSLWPLSQAQQIPAAALFRGLVSQARARPSPRVALTILLLGAGLVAVAVVGTDGGRVALGFVGGAIAALLAFRITAAGLAYAARKLPRIRRPGLRLAVANLYRPGAATGSVITSLGLGLTVLVAIALIEGNLKRQVLEDMPEEAPGFYFIDIQPDQIDSFVQDVRNFEGVEEVNHVPMLRGRIAEVNGLSPEEMEIPEDIRWVFRGDRGLTWSAEPPENTRLTEGDWWPADYDGTPLVSLDNEVGQALDLGPGDEMTINVLGRNIEVEIANLREVDWSDLTINFVMVFSPGMLEAAPQSQIATVRLDPDQELALERMVTDRYPNVSPIRVKEALGSVAEILRNAAAAVTATGSVTLLAGLLVLAGAVAAGQHRRIYDSVVLKVLGATRRDVARAYLMEFSLLGVSAALVAVVFGTLGAWAVLVFVMKAEFHFLPLQAVVTVLAAVAVTLIFGFAGTWRALSQKAGPLLRND
- a CDS encoding ABC transporter ATP-binding protein; amino-acid sequence: MIDLKDLHLTYRGTATEVHVLRGITLSIARGETVSLVGPSGSGKTSLLMVSAGLERATGGQIEVAGQDIGQLDEDGLAEFRRDRIGIVFQDFHLIPTMTARENVAIPLEFAGRNDAFERAAEVLADVGLSHRLDHYPGQLSGGEQQRVALARAFATSPDLLLADEPTGNLDGETGGKVIDLLFSLQRTHNTTLLLITHDPALAERCARRIRIADGEIVSDQLLDGQSEQGSKMASRA
- a CDS encoding arylesterase — translated: MTKTTFLTAFLSIAVLFAMPALAEDRLKLMAYGDSLVHGYGLSDGETFPDQLETALQEKGYQADVLNAGNSGDTSRAGLSRVDWALADNPDAVILVLGANDALRGLEPDAMEENLSELIDRFRQEDLPILLAGMMAPRNMGPNYTEEFDAVFPRLAEKHDVLFYPFFLKDVAAERDLNQDDGIHPNAEGVSVIVENILPKVEELIEETRGSSANQDESAS
- a CDS encoding NADP(H)-dependent aldo-keto reductase, producing MQYRPLGRTGLNVSALCLGTMTWGEQNSPEEAFEQMDYAVANGVNFFDTAEMYPIATRAETYGRTEEIIGDWLAARGGRDKLVLATKAVGRSSNFPYIRDGEPRLNRQNIRQAVDDSLKRLQTDYIDLYQLHWPERTTDRFGKLGFHAVADEETVPIEETLEALDEQVQAGKIRHIGLSNETAWGTMTFLKLAEAGKGPRVASVQNPYSLLNRSFETGLAEVALREDCGLLAYAPVAAGVLTGKYQGGRRPEGARLTLFPQNSRYMNPQADAAVAKYVALARAWDLDPAVMAHAYVFSRAFVTASIVGATRMEHLKLAFQGEQTTLPEELLESIEQIHAEHTYPCP